The Treponema sp. OMZ 790 genome includes the window GAACGGCAGGCGCAAAGATCTGAAGCCAAAAACTTTAATCCGTTTTTTGAAGCAGCAGCCGAAAAAACTCCGGCAGGCGGAACCTTGTCTGAAAGTAAAAAAGATTCCGAGGAAACAATGGTATAGTCATATCCATAGCTTCTGATAATATCATCCAAACCTTCAAAATAAGCCATTGAAGGAATCCAAAAACCGGAAGGGACAGCACTAAAATGTTTTCGGTAATTTATCTGCCCCATTTCTATCTGTGCCGCAATAGCTTCCGGCATATTCGAAAAAAACGGTAAAAAAGAATTTGTTGCAGTTGCGGCCAAAAGTTCTACATAACCTTGTCTTGCAAGATAATCAAATTGTTTTAAAACATCTCCGCCGCAATCTTCAAAAATTCTTTTATTGTCATTAAAGCGCTTTAAATTATATTGAATTAAACGTCTTGTATCTGCACATTCCGAAAAACGGTCAAGTTCCTTTTTTGCAAATTCGATTTTACGCTGAATATTATTTCGATATCTATCCTGTAAAACCTTATCGGCAAGCATATCGCATAAAGCAGGCTCAAAAACCATACCGATTTTAAAAGGAATCTCTTCTTTTATCAAATTAGAACAAATTTTTAAAATCGGCAGATAAAGATAAGACAGGGCATCAAAAAGCCAATCTTCCTCTACCAGCCCTTGTTCAATTTCATTGCGCACATAAGGTAAATGTGCATCCAAAATAAAAAGTAAATTACAATCTTTCAATTTATGCTTCCTCTTTTCCTCTAAATGCTTGACGATAATTTTTAAAGTGATCTTTTTTTAATACGGAAATCCCTGAAAGGCAAACCGGAGAACTTACATCGTTGTCGAGTACACACAAATTATTTGAAATATTTTCCCGTTTAAGACTTATAAGATTAGATCTTGCCAAAATGCCTATATCTCCTTCAAGTTTACGTACGCATAATTCGACCATTGTGGCAGAGTCATCAAAGGAAAGATAAAAGTATCGGCTTCGATCGGATTTTTCAATATCGATATCAAAATAGTCATATGATTCGGATAAATCATTTTCTGAAAACAAAAGCACCCTCAAAAAGAAAGAGTCAAAGTCAAAATCATCTACAACGGTTAAAAATTCGGGTTTATAAAAATCCCAAAAAACAAATGCCCACATGGGATCTCTTAACAATACATGAATTTCGGTATTATTGTAGGAAAGGGGCAGCCCAAGACTATTTTTATCCTCTTGTTCATCCTCCTGAAAAACATCATCATTTTGAGCATTGGAAATTTTTTTGCACAACACATCAGAATCTTCATTTATTTCGAGGAGTTCTTCGATTACCAAATTCCTGCATAAACCTTTGGGCACAAATACGCCGTTGGCATCGGCTATTTGTAAAAGCTCATCCGTAGAAATGGATTGTAAATAACTTTTAGATAAATTCACACATTTCCCCCACTATTAACTTGGTTAGATTATCGGCTTTACAGGCGTATTTCTGAACAAAATCCGGCTAAAAAACTCATTGAAAAAAAACTCCTTTTATGGTATAAAATAATATATCAAGTTGAATAAAAATAAGCCGAAAATAAGGGGGGAGGCCCGCTCAAAATGCCTAGTATAAAAGAGCTTGAAAAATTCAAAAGTCAACTTCTCAAAATAGCAAACGAACCCGAAGTTACGGCCAAATGGGGAGAAAGGCGTGAGGAAATTCCTTTACCCAAAGAAGTACCCGTTCCGGATGTAAACGTGGATGATTTATTAAATTTTAAGACTCAAGACCAAATTTCGCCTGATCAAGAAGCAGATAAAGAGGCGGAATTTGATACGGCAAGCATCATTACATCCGAAATGACCTTACCCTCAGAAGATGAGCCGGGCGAAACCTCCCAAGACTTTGACACAATGCTTTCAGATCTTAATCTGGAAGACACCGATATACCGGAGGCCGTTGACAGCTTAGATGACGACGGCCTTGATGTTCCCGAGGCCCTGTTATCGGGCATAGGGGATATGGTCGAAGAAGCCAGAAACAGCGATGATAAGGCCGACGACATTTTCCCGGACTTTGATTCTAATTTTGCGATGCAGGATCTGCCTCTGGAACCATTGGATGAGGCAGACAAGCCCGATATAGAAAATATAGCCGATTTAGATGCTTTTAACGAGGCCGAAGACACTGGTCTTGAAGAAATTGAAGACGAACCTGCCCCGGCATATAAAGAAATAGACCTTTCAACCGAAGACTTTTCGGACATCGGAGAAATAGAGCCGATCGAAGAAAAAGACGGCTCATCCTTAGAAGCTATTGATCTAAGCATAGATTTCCCCGAAGAGGATTTTTCGGATTCGCATGAAAAAACAAATACAGTACAGGCAGATAAATCCATAGAAAGCATAGACCTTTCGCCGGAAGAAGACGGTTTTGAGGGTATGGACCTTTCCACGGAAAGCGGTACTCCTCAAGATATCGATCTATCGTCCGAACCTGATGATCTGGAAAGCTTTGATCTTTCTTCCGAAGCTGCCGGACTTGAAAACATGGATATATCCCCCTTATCCGACGGCCCCGAAAGTATTGACCTATCTTCCGAAGTTGAAGACAGCTTTGAAACTTCACAAAGCCCCGATTTTTCTCAAGAAGATAATACGGCTCAAGGAGCAGGCTTTGCCGACATAGATATACCCGAAATAGATGAGCATACAGCCTTTGCAATTGACGACAATGTTTTAAATACTGAAATGGGCGGAGGAATGGACGATTTTTCCGTTCCCGAAAGTTTTATTCAATTTTCTCCCGATAAAAATTTCAAATTTTTTGATTCAAAAAAGCCCATAGATGAAGAAGAATATGAAGGCAAAATTCCTCTTTCGATTTCTGAAGAAGATTATGATCATTTAATCGAAAGAATTTCTTCATTCCCGTTAAATTTCAGAATAGAACTTGAAGATTACTTGGTTAATGTAGACGATTCGGAATTGAACAAAATGGAAATCGTTCACTTAATC containing:
- a CDS encoding DUF4912 domain-containing protein is translated as MNLSKSYLQSISTDELLQIADANGVFVPKGLCRNLVIEELLEINEDSDVLCKKISNAQNDDVFQEDEQEDKNSLGLPLSYNNTEIHVLLRDPMWAFVFWDFYKPEFLTVVDDFDFDSFFLRVLLFSENDLSESYDYFDIDIEKSDRSRYFYLSFDDSATMVELCVRKLEGDIGILARSNLISLKRENISNNLCVLDNDVSSPVCLSGISVLKKDHFKNYRQAFRGKEEA